A stretch of Castanea sativa cultivar Marrone di Chiusa Pesio chromosome 2, ASM4071231v1 DNA encodes these proteins:
- the LOC142626280 gene encoding protein SIEVE ELEMENT OCCLUSION B-like isoform X1 codes for MTSNALGSSQQSKKGGLSLFTLSEQEILNQIYSTHVHNDEKFDVESLFIIVENILKRATVIVDNVVLGTQVTVEDLEEKTPKASFSPPICALKNISCEMQCKAPGEEIAHKTALTILNKLSNYSWDTKAVLTLAAFALDYGEFWQIAQATASDQLAKSVGTLRRVPILLKRPTLQKRRQSLIELNNVIKATLEVIECIFELEKLSNYDTKDVPALSTGVEHIPVDVYWAIVTVVASTTQFCCLINDENKKPELSPFSQKLNYIVTKLKRQITIIRQQIEVIEAYWKLVKVFRTPTEIMEIFKGLIYTKDNVQPLIDGSTKKPVSIEVLKRKNVLLFISSLDISDDDISILRPIHDTIKKEDQYKIIWIPIVDEWTEDSKKKFEILRSKMPWYVVQYYSPIAGIRFVKEKWNFTGKPSVVVLNPQGKVECDNAFHMIRVWGIKAFPFTVTREETLTTSREWIGSIGAGIHPHIENWIKDQKYIFFYGGKDNEWIQQFTKRATAIANDPVIKEAKISIELLCIGKGSKGEDNLGILGRFWTGIESLFISKSQRKTDTDAVALEIQKLLSFKNESGWVVLSKGSTVVLSGHGTTILKVLEDFDKWKEVVREKGFEFTFKEYHNKVLHTAHICCRIDIPKASGKIPENMKCPDCPRVMETYISFKCCHIDGAANGFH; via the exons ATGACCAGCAACGCCCTAGGCTCTTCACAGCAATCCAAAAAGGGTGGCCTGAGCTTGTTTACCTTGTCTGAGCAAGAGATCCTGAACCAAATTTATTCAACCCATGTCCATAATGATGAAAAGTTTGATGTTGAATCTCTTTTCATCATCGTCGAGAACATCCTTAAGCGTGCCACTGTCATCGTTGATAATGTGGTGCTG GGTACTCAAGTAACTGTTGAAGACTTGGAGGAGAAGACCCCCAAAGCAAGTTTTAGTCCACCCATATGTGCACTCAAGAATATTTCCTGTGAG ATGCAATGCAAGGCCCCTGGTGAAGAAATTGCTCACAAAACAGCTCTCACAATACTTAACAAGCTATCAAACTATTCCTGGGATACAAAGGCAGTGTTAACTCTTGCAGCTTTTGCTTTGGATTATGGGGAATTCTGGCAAATTGCCCAAGCTACGGCATCGGACCAACTAGCCAAATCAGTGGGAACCTTGAGGCGGGTACCTATCCTCTTGAAGCGTCCAACCTTGCAGAAGCGTAGGCAATCACTTATTGAGCTTAACAATGTGATCAAAGCCACACTGGAAGTGATTGAATGCATCTTTGAGTTGGAGAAGctatcaaattatgacacaaaGGATGTACCAGCATTATCAACAGGCGTGGAGCACATCCCAGTGGATGTTTATTGGGCAATTGTAACTGTCGTGGCTAGCACGACTCAGTTTTGTTGCCTCATTAACGATGA GAACAAGAAACCGGAACTATCCCCCTTTTCTCAGAAACTCAATTACATCGTCACCAAGCTTAAGAGGCAGATAACAATTATCAGACAACAAATAG AGGTGATAGAGGCTTACTGGAAGCTGGTGAAGGTTTTCCGAACCCCTACAGAGATTATGGAGATATTTAAGGGACTAATTTATACCAAGGACAATGTGCAGCCCCTTATTGATGGTTCTACCAAGAAACCG GTTAGCATTGAAGTGCTGAAGCGGAAGAATGTCTTATTATTCATTTCAAGCCTAGACATTTCTGATGATGACATTTCAATTCTTAGACCAATTCATGATACAATTAAGAAGGAAGATCAATATAAGATTATATGGATCCCAATTGTGGATGAATGGACTGAGGACTCAAAAAAGAAGTTTGAGATCCTTCGTTCTAAGATGCCATGGTACGTGGTGCAGTACTATTCACCAATTGCAGGTATTAGATTCGTGAAGGAGAAGTGGAACTTCACGGGTAAGCCCTCAGTTGTGGTGCTGAACCCTCAAGGAAAGGTGGAATGTGACAATGCATTCCACATGATCAGGGTATGGGGAATAAAGGCCTTCCCTTTCACTGTCACAAGGGAAGAAACTCTGACCACTTCAAGGGAATGGATTGGGTCCATAGGAGCTGGAATTCATCCACATATTGAGAACTGG ATCAAGGACCAAAAGTACATCTTTTTCTATGGAGGCAAGGACAACGAATGGATCCAACAATTCACTAAAAGAGCAACTGCTATTGCCAATGATCCGGTGATAAAAGAAGCAAAGATTTCCATAGAGTTGCTATGCATTGGAAAGGGTAGCAAAGGAGAGGACAATCTTGGCATCCTTGGGCGCTTCTGGACTGGCATTGAGAGCTTGTTCATTTCCAAGAGTCAAAGGAAGACTGATACAGACGCTGTGGCACTAGAGATCCAAAAATTGCTATCATTCAAGAATGAGAGTGGATGGGTTGTGCTCAGCAAAGGGTCAACTGTGGTACTCAGTGGGCATGGGACAACTATTTTGAAGGTTTTGGAGGACTTTGACAAATGGAAGGAGGTTGTGCGAGAAAAGGGCTTTGAATTCACTTTCAAAGAGTACCATAACAAGGTTCTTCACACTGCTCACATTTGTTGCCGCATTGACATTCCAAAGGCCAGTGGTAAAATACCAGAGAACATGAAATGCCCCGACTGTCCCCGAGTCATGGAGACTTATATCAGCTTCAAGTGTTGCCACATTGATGGTGCCGCCAATGGTTTTCATTGA
- the LOC142626280 gene encoding protein SIEVE ELEMENT OCCLUSION B-like isoform X2, producing the protein MQCKAPGEEIAHKTALTILNKLSNYSWDTKAVLTLAAFALDYGEFWQIAQATASDQLAKSVGTLRRVPILLKRPTLQKRRQSLIELNNVIKATLEVIECIFELEKLSNYDTKDVPALSTGVEHIPVDVYWAIVTVVASTTQFCCLINDENKKPELSPFSQKLNYIVTKLKRQITIIRQQIEVIEAYWKLVKVFRTPTEIMEIFKGLIYTKDNVQPLIDGSTKKPVSIEVLKRKNVLLFISSLDISDDDISILRPIHDTIKKEDQYKIIWIPIVDEWTEDSKKKFEILRSKMPWYVVQYYSPIAGIRFVKEKWNFTGKPSVVVLNPQGKVECDNAFHMIRVWGIKAFPFTVTREETLTTSREWIGSIGAGIHPHIENWIKDQKYIFFYGGKDNEWIQQFTKRATAIANDPVIKEAKISIELLCIGKGSKGEDNLGILGRFWTGIESLFISKSQRKTDTDAVALEIQKLLSFKNESGWVVLSKGSTVVLSGHGTTILKVLEDFDKWKEVVREKGFEFTFKEYHNKVLHTAHICCRIDIPKASGKIPENMKCPDCPRVMETYISFKCCHIDGAANGFH; encoded by the exons ATGCAATGCAAGGCCCCTGGTGAAGAAATTGCTCACAAAACAGCTCTCACAATACTTAACAAGCTATCAAACTATTCCTGGGATACAAAGGCAGTGTTAACTCTTGCAGCTTTTGCTTTGGATTATGGGGAATTCTGGCAAATTGCCCAAGCTACGGCATCGGACCAACTAGCCAAATCAGTGGGAACCTTGAGGCGGGTACCTATCCTCTTGAAGCGTCCAACCTTGCAGAAGCGTAGGCAATCACTTATTGAGCTTAACAATGTGATCAAAGCCACACTGGAAGTGATTGAATGCATCTTTGAGTTGGAGAAGctatcaaattatgacacaaaGGATGTACCAGCATTATCAACAGGCGTGGAGCACATCCCAGTGGATGTTTATTGGGCAATTGTAACTGTCGTGGCTAGCACGACTCAGTTTTGTTGCCTCATTAACGATGA GAACAAGAAACCGGAACTATCCCCCTTTTCTCAGAAACTCAATTACATCGTCACCAAGCTTAAGAGGCAGATAACAATTATCAGACAACAAATAG AGGTGATAGAGGCTTACTGGAAGCTGGTGAAGGTTTTCCGAACCCCTACAGAGATTATGGAGATATTTAAGGGACTAATTTATACCAAGGACAATGTGCAGCCCCTTATTGATGGTTCTACCAAGAAACCG GTTAGCATTGAAGTGCTGAAGCGGAAGAATGTCTTATTATTCATTTCAAGCCTAGACATTTCTGATGATGACATTTCAATTCTTAGACCAATTCATGATACAATTAAGAAGGAAGATCAATATAAGATTATATGGATCCCAATTGTGGATGAATGGACTGAGGACTCAAAAAAGAAGTTTGAGATCCTTCGTTCTAAGATGCCATGGTACGTGGTGCAGTACTATTCACCAATTGCAGGTATTAGATTCGTGAAGGAGAAGTGGAACTTCACGGGTAAGCCCTCAGTTGTGGTGCTGAACCCTCAAGGAAAGGTGGAATGTGACAATGCATTCCACATGATCAGGGTATGGGGAATAAAGGCCTTCCCTTTCACTGTCACAAGGGAAGAAACTCTGACCACTTCAAGGGAATGGATTGGGTCCATAGGAGCTGGAATTCATCCACATATTGAGAACTGG ATCAAGGACCAAAAGTACATCTTTTTCTATGGAGGCAAGGACAACGAATGGATCCAACAATTCACTAAAAGAGCAACTGCTATTGCCAATGATCCGGTGATAAAAGAAGCAAAGATTTCCATAGAGTTGCTATGCATTGGAAAGGGTAGCAAAGGAGAGGACAATCTTGGCATCCTTGGGCGCTTCTGGACTGGCATTGAGAGCTTGTTCATTTCCAAGAGTCAAAGGAAGACTGATACAGACGCTGTGGCACTAGAGATCCAAAAATTGCTATCATTCAAGAATGAGAGTGGATGGGTTGTGCTCAGCAAAGGGTCAACTGTGGTACTCAGTGGGCATGGGACAACTATTTTGAAGGTTTTGGAGGACTTTGACAAATGGAAGGAGGTTGTGCGAGAAAAGGGCTTTGAATTCACTTTCAAAGAGTACCATAACAAGGTTCTTCACACTGCTCACATTTGTTGCCGCATTGACATTCCAAAGGCCAGTGGTAAAATACCAGAGAACATGAAATGCCCCGACTGTCCCCGAGTCATGGAGACTTATATCAGCTTCAAGTGTTGCCACATTGATGGTGCCGCCAATGGTTTTCATTGA
- the LOC142623829 gene encoding protein SIEVE ELEMENT OCCLUSION B-like, with product MASMEALGSKQQAVESEIMGVPNGYNEEEILKQIDAIHVAGGEEFDAESLFILVENIVKHAAPTVGSFVPGAQTLLFNMEDMAPSVCFNSPFCTLKQISCKMACKGPGVVNAHETTLAIFGMLSSYSWNARAVMTLAAFALDYGEFWLLMQIGASDQLAKSMAILKGLPVFAGNSGLQKRQQALAELNNLIKVTLEVIKCIFELEKLPNYGRENVPALLKALNHIRLDTYWLIRAVIGCSAQMTGITSDEDQEVDLSSLTYNLYHILNNLKMQLNVCKQQIEETETEAYQMLMNLFQIRPKIMEVFKALCYGKSNVQQLIDGSNEVYFDALKHKYVLLFISGPDISDNDVSTLKLLRKELGNRGKVVWVPIVVQSKTTINIERKFRSLGTEVPLYIVQQFLPIPGIKFIRDEWHFTNKPIIVVINPKVRVEHNILLEQIRGINSFPCFRKRRIELLVCGLCSCMCQCCLCVHIPKK from the exons ATGGCCAGCATGGAGGCACTAGGATCCAAGCAGCAAGCTGTTGAGTCTGAGATCATGGGCGTGCCAAATGGGTATAACGAGGAGGAGATCTTGAAGCAAATTGATGCAATCCATGTTGCTGGTGGTGAAGAGTTTGATGCTGAGTCTCTTTTCATTTTAGTCGAAAACATTGTTAAGCATGCCGCGCCCACTGTTGGTAGTTTTGTGCCG GGTGCCCAAACACTTTTGTTTAACATGGAGGACATGGCTCCCAGTGTCTGTTTTAATTCACCGTTTTGTACACTTAAGCAGATTTCCTGCAAG ATGGCATGCAAGGGTCCGGGTGTGGTAAATGCACATGAAACAACACTGGCAATATTTGGCATGCTATCAAGCTATTCATGGAATGCAAGGGCCGTGATGACCCTAGCGGCTTTTGCTTTGGACTACGGAGAATTCTGGCTCCTTATGCAGATTGGCGCGTCTGATCAACTCGCCAAGTCAATGGCAATCCTGAAGGGACTACCAGTCTTCGCAGGGAACTCGGGGTTGCAAAAGCGCCAGCAAGCACTTGCTGAACTTAACAATCTGATCAAAGTCACGTTGGAAGTAATTAAGTGCATTTTTGAGTTGGAGAAGCTACCTAACTATGGTAGAGAGAATGTGCCAGCATTGTTGAAGGCCTTGAACCATATCCGTTTGGACACCTATTGGCTCATTAGAGCTGTTATTGGTTGTTCAGCTCAGATGACTGGCATCACTAGTGATGA GGACCAAGAGGTGGATCTGTCCAGCTTGACTTACAATCTTTACCACATCCTAAACAATCTTAAGATGCAACTGAATGTTTGCAAACAACAAATAG AGGAAACTGAGACTGAGGCTTATCAGATGCTCATGAATCTCTTCCAAATCCGTCCCAAAATCATGGAAGTTTTTAAGGCGCTGTGTTATGGCAAGAGTAATGTGCAGCAACTCATCGATGGTTCAAATGAG GTTTACTTTGACGCATTGAAGCATAAATACGTGTTATTGTTCATTTCTGGCCCAGACATCTCTGATAATGATGTTTCGACTCTCAAGCTGCTTCGTAAAGAGCTTGGCAATCGTGGTAAGGTCGTGTGGGTTCCAATTGTGGTTCAGAGCAAAACGACCATTAACATTGAAAGAAAGTTTAGAAGCCTAGGCACCGAAGTGCCATTGTACATAGTGCAACAATTTTTACCTATACCAGGCATCAAGTTCATCAGGGATGAGTGGCACTTCACGAATAAGCCAATTATTGTGGTGATAAACCCAAAAGTGAGGGTAGAACACAATATTTTGCTAGAGCAGATTAGAGGAATCAACTCCTTCCCTTGCTTTAGGAAGAGAAGGATTGAGTTGCTTGTTTGTGGGCTTTGCAGTTGTATGTGTCAGTGTTGTCTTTGTGTGcacataccaaaaaaataa